A section of the Quatrionicoccus australiensis genome encodes:
- the cbiQ gene encoding cobalt ECF transporter T component CbiQ codes for MLIERAAYGNRWRAVSPAAKGLLALAGLGAALLAGSPTAAAMIAGLLMLATLLGAAVPLTLYLRVAMPALGFLALSALSLLFSLSADAAGQLSWQIAPDAAANIAAVTGRSLAALAALLGLVLTTPLPDLIALLRRLRVPDVLLDLMVLCYRMLFVFSTAIEETRTAQAARLGYSSPRRSLNSLGLLAAGLSVQVWQRARALHLAAEARCGSGALRFLTPQFQHAGRDTALAGLAGGLLLAIGGCAG; via the coding sequence ATGCTGATTGAGCGCGCCGCCTACGGCAATCGCTGGCGCGCCGTCAGCCCGGCCGCCAAAGGCCTGCTCGCACTGGCCGGACTAGGTGCCGCGCTGCTTGCCGGCTCGCCGACTGCTGCCGCAATGATCGCCGGCCTGCTCATGCTGGCAACCCTGCTCGGTGCCGCGGTACCGCTCACGCTCTACCTGCGCGTCGCGATGCCGGCGCTGGGCTTTCTTGCCCTGTCCGCCCTGTCGCTGCTTTTCTCGCTGAGTGCCGATGCCGCCGGACAGCTTTCCTGGCAGATTGCGCCGGATGCCGCAGCCAACATCGCCGCCGTCACCGGCCGCTCCCTGGCGGCGCTCGCCGCCCTGCTCGGCCTCGTGCTGACCACGCCGCTGCCCGACCTGATCGCCCTGCTCCGCCGCCTGCGCGTCCCCGACGTGCTGCTCGACCTGATGGTGCTCTGTTACCGCATGCTTTTCGTCTTTTCGACTGCCATCGAAGAAACGCGCACCGCCCAGGCAGCCCGCCTCGGCTACAGCTCGCCGCGGCGCAGCCTGAATTCGCTCGGCCTGCTCGCCGCCGGTTTGAGCGTCCAGGTCTGGCAACGCGCCCGCGCCCTGCATCTCGCCGCCGAAGCGCGTTGCGGCAGCGGCGCGCTGCGTTTCCTGACGCCGCAATTCCAGCATGCCGGCCGCGATACGGCGCTGGCCGGGCTGGCCGGCGGCCTGCTCTTGGCCATCGGAGGCTGCGCCGGATGA
- a CDS encoding energy-coupling factor ABC transporter substrate-binding protein, whose product MKLRNWLILAAVVLLTVLPLWLAAPPAIGPDGIPGEHFGGADNKAQEAIGEIAPGYKPWFSPLLEPASGEIASLLFALQAALGAGFIGYWLGASVTRERLRREMNEKLNGKPAGSEAAPTASAQSGESAAHAD is encoded by the coding sequence ATGAAACTGCGCAACTGGCTGATTCTGGCCGCCGTCGTGCTGTTGACCGTGCTGCCGCTGTGGCTCGCCGCGCCGCCGGCAATCGGTCCGGATGGCATCCCCGGCGAGCACTTCGGCGGTGCCGACAATAAGGCGCAAGAAGCCATCGGCGAGATTGCGCCGGGTTACAAACCGTGGTTTTCGCCGCTGCTCGAACCGGCGAGCGGCGAAATCGCCTCGCTGCTCTTCGCCTTGCAGGCAGCGCTCGGCGCCGGCTTCATCGGCTACTGGCTGGGCGCCTCGGTGACGCGCGAACGGCTGCGCCGGGAAATGAACGAAAAGCTGAACGGAAAACCGGCCGGGTCAGAGGCCGCGCCGACGGCAAGCGCCCAATCCGGCGAAAGCGCAGCGCATGCTGATTGA
- a CDS encoding energy-coupling factor ABC transporter permease, which translates to MHIMEGFLPPAHALGWSLAALPFVALGVRSLRRQLQAQPEQRMLLGVAAAFSFTLSALKLPSVTGSCSHPTGVGLGALLFGPAAMVPVGLVVLLFQALLLAHGGLTTLGANLFSMAIVGPFVAAGLFRAGRALALPLSACVFTAAALGDLATYVTTAIQLAWAFPDPAGGFAGSFAKFGAIFAITQIPLAISEGLLTVLVVNALRRFNAEELQKLPLFGQREAKA; encoded by the coding sequence ATGCACATCATGGAAGGTTTCCTGCCGCCGGCGCACGCCCTCGGCTGGAGTCTGGCCGCCCTGCCCTTCGTGGCACTCGGCGTGCGTTCGCTGCGCCGGCAACTGCAGGCGCAACCGGAGCAGCGCATGCTGCTCGGCGTTGCCGCCGCCTTTTCCTTCACGCTGTCGGCGCTGAAGCTGCCGTCGGTCACCGGCAGTTGCTCGCATCCGACCGGCGTCGGGCTCGGTGCGCTGTTGTTCGGACCGGCCGCGATGGTGCCGGTTGGCCTCGTCGTGCTGCTTTTCCAGGCGCTGCTGCTGGCGCACGGCGGGCTAACGACGCTCGGCGCCAACCTGTTCTCGATGGCCATCGTCGGGCCTTTCGTCGCCGCCGGCCTGTTCCGCGCCGGCCGCGCCCTCGCCCTGCCGCTTTCCGCCTGTGTCTTTACCGCCGCCGCACTTGGCGACCTGGCGACCTACGTGACGACGGCTATCCAGCTCGCCTGGGCCTTTCCCGATCCGGCCGGCGGCTTTGCCGGCTCGTTTGCCAAGTTCGGCGCCATTTTCGCGATCACCCAGATCCCGCTGGCGATCAGCGAAGGCCTGCTCACCGTGCTCGTGGTTAATGCGTTGCGCCGCTTCAATGCCGAAGAGCTGCAAAAGTTGCCGCTGTTCGGTCAACGCGAGGCCAAGGCATGA
- a CDS encoding DUF302 domain-containing protein has translation MRRLLLSLICLLNTALVQADDWVSRQQVTGSFADAKEAVVMAIENRGLVINYTSHIADMLARTGADIGAGRKIFAEAEIIEFCSAGLSRKMMELDPHNIVMCPFALSIYTLPGEAGKVWLSYRRPQGKAAALVDKLLADVVAEAVR, from the coding sequence ATGCGTCGCCTGCTGCTCAGCCTGATCTGCCTTCTCAATACAGCACTGGTGCAGGCCGACGACTGGGTCAGCCGGCAGCAGGTGACGGGCAGTTTTGCCGACGCCAAGGAGGCGGTGGTGATGGCCATCGAGAACCGTGGCCTGGTCATCAACTACACCTCGCACATCGCCGACATGCTGGCCCGGACCGGGGCCGACATCGGTGCCGGCCGCAAGATATTCGCGGAAGCCGAGATCATCGAGTTCTGCTCGGCCGGCCTGTCGCGCAAGATGATGGAGCTTGACCCGCACAACATCGTGATGTGCCCGTTCGCACTTTCGATCTACACGCTGCCAGGCGAAGCCGGCAAGGTCTGGCTGAGCTATCGCCGGCCGCAGGGCAAGGCGGCGGCGCTGGTCGATAAACTGCTCGCAGACGTTGTCGCGGAGGCGGTGCGCTAA
- a CDS encoding response regulator: MIRILIADDHSIVRSGLKQIIATDKDFTVVGEACHGAEVLCKLQQGGIDLLLTDLSMPGINALDLISRARAEAPRIPIVVLSMHNESQLVSRVLRAGASGYVTKGSDPAILLAAIRKVGQGGRFIDPNLVDAIVFGTPEDAPPHAILSDREYEVLQLLARGLSLAEIGSKLFVSSKTVSTHKARMMQKLGINNNADLVRYALRHGMVQE, encoded by the coding sequence ATGATCCGTATCCTGATCGCCGACGATCACAGCATAGTCAGAAGTGGTCTGAAACAGATCATCGCCACCGACAAGGACTTCACGGTTGTCGGTGAAGCCTGCCATGGAGCCGAAGTACTCTGCAAACTGCAGCAGGGCGGCATCGACCTGCTACTGACCGACCTCAGCATGCCCGGCATCAACGCCCTGGACCTGATCTCTCGGGCCCGGGCCGAAGCGCCCAGGATTCCCATCGTCGTTCTCAGCATGCACAACGAAAGCCAGTTAGTCTCCCGTGTCCTGCGCGCCGGTGCTTCCGGTTACGTAACCAAAGGTAGCGATCCGGCCATCCTGCTCGCGGCAATCCGCAAGGTCGGACAGGGGGGGCGCTTCATCGATCCCAACCTGGTCGATGCCATCGTCTTTGGTACGCCGGAAGACGCCCCGCCGCACGCTATCCTGTCCGATCGCGAATATGAAGTGCTGCAACTTCTCGCGCGCGGGCTGTCGCTGGCCGAAATTGGCAGCAAGCTGTTCGTCAGTTCAAAGACCGTCAGTACGCACAAGGCACGCATGATGCAGAAGCTGGGAATCAACAATAACGCTGATCTGGTGCGCTACGCCCTGCGGCACGGCATGGTTCAGGAATAG